From Solanum stenotomum isolate F172 chromosome 2, ASM1918654v1, whole genome shotgun sequence:
GTGCACCAGGGACTACATTTATGAGTTCTGATGGCTTGAATCCTCCAAGCCAGAGGAAGAAACGCTCGACGGAAGTTCTCCACATCCCAGACATTAAGTAAAACACGTCAGCCTTGGCGGCATCAGCTTTCATGCGAAAGAGATTGAAATAGTGGCTTAAGACATTTTCTACTAGCAACTGAAGCTCCATATCGCTTACAGGAGACTGCAAAATACTCCGCAATTCTGCATTCTTTTTTTGTTGCTCTTCCACCCATTGGCTGTATTCTATCTCGAATGCAGCTATTCCTGCTTAGGCAGCATTACTTAATTATGAACAAAATCTCTGTATACACTTTAATAGCATCAAACAGTCAAAGTAAATGGGCTAATATTCTACTCTAATAGCAGCTAATGAATGCCAATGATTTAGAGCACACATGCGCGCTCGTCTTGTTAGTAAAAGGACAACATGAAACACAACCTAATGAAACATTGTAAGTAGTCGATACTTTCACATAACACAAAGTGAGTGTCTCCCTTAAAAGGATGGCTAAAGTATACTTTTACGATTTTAATGTAGAAATATCCATAGCCTAATAACCTTACACTTTTGATTACATTGACATCTCTTAAAGAACAGCTTCATGTAAAGGCACATAAATGTTCAAGAAACAATTTAAACTCTGCACCTATGAACTATTTGCATATTATCATAATCACCAATCCAGCTTGGCGACTAGTTTCAACGTCAAATTGGTACATCATTCAACACAGATCAAGAGTTAAGCTAGTAATGATGCCAAGATAAAATGCAAAGGAAACTATAGAGTGACAAGTGACAACTCCTCTATCCATATACCTGGATTAATTGTTCCTAATAGCCCCATATTGCTATTTGAACCTAACATGTATAATCCCTGCAATAAGCCGTTTCATAATGTCAAAGACCGTGATGGAATATAAAATCGGAGCACAGATACATATACTTGTTAGTAAGAAATGCGCAAGGAATGATTCCTCTGACCTGCTGTCTAGCTCTCTCGAGCTCCAATTCGAGTTGTGCCAGCTTCAAACGGCTGGTTTCCAGCTGCTGTACATAGGCCTGTGAAAAGggtaaagaaagaaatgaagagaAATTTTATGACTAACAGAATTTCCTAAAACATCTACATGTGCAAGGAAAATTATGAGAAGAACTTCATTTACCTTTTTCCGCATACGGCTTTTACGAGCAGCTTCACGATTTTGCGCTAAACGCCGTTGTGCCTGTCATTCATTTGATATGAAAAGGTATCGTACTACATCAGAGGTTAATCTTTCTACTTATGTATCCTGTGATAGGATACATAGACCGAAAAGGAGAGAGTCGGGGCACCCACCTTGTCTGAAGAACTCCTCGGTGCTTGATTATCTCCAGAGCCAGAGGGCATATGTTGTTCACCGGATGTATACCCCGACTACAATAAGCACAGGTAGATATTAGCCTGACAACTCTACTACtaacttgaattttattagCTAGAACTAGGAAATATGTTGTTTTACCTTGTCGTCTAGCCTATCGTTTGGCTGTGAAACCATACACGCATCAGCACTAGGCATAATGTCACCTCTAAACGCGTCTTCCCACACACTCATCTGGTGAAATGGTTCATATATGCCCATCCTTCTTGTGGGGGCAAATTGAGTTGTTGGAGAAGTCATGTTCATGGCCTGTAAATCAGAATTTCTGCCTGAAATGAATTTAATTTCCATCCAGTATCTACTAAGAAAAATGTTATTGCATAACAAGATGGTAAAGGAATAGAACGGAGCACTTATCGTTTGTTTATCCATTCGTCAAAGCAAGATCTTTTGAAATTGCAGACTAATTTCCAAAGTTCAGTGGGCTACTTTTAAGTGTTCATGACATGTAAAGCATATGGCTTTTAAACTACATATACACCTTTTCTTTAAGGGAATCATGGACTACTTCTCTCTGACATGGAAAGGGTAACGCGAAAGAAATATACGATAGGTAATCAATCGAAAGAGAAACAAGGAAATCAACAGAACTGATAAAATGATGGATAAATTGAATTAGCTTATGCATATGAATACTGGGAGTGGGGAACATTCTTCTTCACATACAAACACATAGACACACAACAGCAACATGACGATTTACTTGAACTTTCgccttttttttccttccttttgAATTCTCAACTCTTCCGGAATTGTCAACTATTGCATATACTAAACGGTAAATGTATCATATGGAGTATTATCCTTTTTCAACTTTAAGCTAAGTAAAAATTATGTCAAACTACAAAAACACTACTCCGTGATCTCTTGCCATCTATCCTAGCCTAGGTAAACAGAGTTACTTGTACATGTTACTGGTGGAAAGTGGCACTTATCCCATGGAATTAGCCAAGGTGCGCGCACCCAAGCCAGCCTGGACAGTACAGTTATCAAGAAAACTAAAAATTGTGGTAAACTATTTTCTTACACATCCATATTCTAAGGcaaaaatgaaaattctgaTCTACATATAAACACAATAAAATGGAATTACAGAGTGGATTATCAATGTTATCATTAAATTTAGAAGATCATGTTCTTGACTCAATAGTAGAAATTGCCTCAAATTACTACACATGTAATCAAGTGAACACAAAAatgttatgaatttttttcaagtaaaacaaGAAATTGAGCAAGAACAGAACAATAggaatttatatttaattaagagACTAACCTGTTCATTAGTATTGTGAAGATACTCTTCTTGTAAATTAGAAGCAATAACTGACCTTCTTAGGTATCTAAAGAAACCTTTAAACTAAAAGAGTaaagataatttaaaaaaaaatctccatggctataaagaaagaaagtaaGTGTATTTAGAGGCAAACTCAAACCCCTATAGTAGGATAAAGGCAGAGAAGCAAAATGACAAAAGAAATACAACTAAGTACTCAAAGAAGTCGACTGCTTGCTGTCAACTGTTGTTGATGCCTTTTATATTATGACTAAAAATGTACACACTAACAACATAGAAAAAAACATTACACACTTacatacttatatatatatatatatatatacacactcaTATGGTTATGAATCAAGATCTTATTGTAGGCTTAATACATCTCAACACCTTAAACTTATGAGGGGTGATCATTTGAATACGTGATAAAGTGTTTCTAatagatatttttgaaaaataagttattcgcataaaaatatgtcattttatttaattatacgcatctattttaattgaaatatgTTTAAGATTTTATGACTTACAAAACCTGATGTATATAATTAAAGGAAGCAAtatttttaaatggtttaatttatttattagttaacACTTGAGAAACACACAAGAAAAATAATCCAAATTTTGAATTGATAGTGTTTAATAGGAACACTTTATCATGTGTTCATATGCttaatttaaatatctaaataaaatttattgacaaatttatgaaattatcGATATATTAAGCTTTTATTGTATAGTATGCATAGCTTTGGGAATGCCAAACAACTTGATACGAATATTCTGCACCACCCATGACCATGGcaacactttttcttttttattattcggtattcaaattttatcaaattaacATTCTCAAAGCTCGAATTCAAGGCCATTTAACGATATCCTTGGTGAAAGCAACACTTATTTTCGATGGGCCATCCACATGAGTCATTTGGGTTAATGCCATGTTCTTTTTATCTGTAAGTGATTTTTAATGTGAGAAAAGGAGAAATGACATTTGGCTTATTGACAATATCCTCCTAGCTTTTTTTCCAAAGGAAAGTACACTATTTAGGCAATTGGTGGCATGGCACTATTTGTCTTTAAACTtttaattgtattcttaaaaaatatgtatgcATAGATTTATAAAGTAGATGTCCGTAAAACTATCTTTGTTCGAGAAGAGTCAATTGAGACTTCGTGAGAAAATTGTACTACATAAATACAAGTCAATTTTTATCGAAAAATTCTATAATGAAGTGTAGAATATGATAAATACAATACTCATATGGAGTTCCATATAGATTCCTAGAATTTAATTAACTACTATTAACTTTGATAGGGATacaaatgttttttaaaactttattaaCAAGTTAAATCTAGGCTTGGTGTAGATTGACACATGTTCTGTGGATATCAACTTTATGTGacaatttttatgtgtttatttcaCTTAATTACTTTTGATATAGTATTAATAAAGTTGCTACTTGCTAGGTAATTGGCCAGCATGTTCATCAAGTGTATCATACCTAACCAAAAATCGTGTGCATATCCAATAAAATACCTAAAgaaaatcttttcttttaacCCCGGGGATAACTTGCAGCCACTATATAGCCTCTGTTATGTCCTGTCTTCGGGTGAGAAAATTTCCCACTATATAATAGCCTGCAAACCACACAGAAAATGTAAATCACACTGCGATAGGCTCGGCTCAAAAGAGGGGGATCAATACCAGGTTACGATCTTCCAAACCAACTTAGTCacaaaagaaaatcatattgatgggataaaagattaaagaTTTGTTGTgcaacattaaaataaaggtGTAACTAACTTTGTTACCTTTaactaaaagaagaaaaagtaaaggagaaaaaaaagtaattaatcgAATATCTTTCGGCTTAATAACATGTCAAACGTCACTAATTAAAAGTTGTGTCTCTGACATTCTGTTACTAtaagattataaaaaaataattggcaATCTATATATTCAGGATAATTACTATATTAATGTGAGATTAATGTTATTGGATTAGGGAGCTAACGtgttaactttttttaataaatccCACTTGTTAACTAAAGTTATCAACTGCTGCATTGACAGGGATAAGGAGACAAAAGCAAAGGCAATTTGAAAAGGCAAAATAAGGTGGACTTGACAACATAAAATCACCATGAAATGTCtttgatttagttttttttaacaaaaaaaaaaactaaaattacttttaatCTAGTCTTGCTTTGAAATGTTTTACTCGAGTcgaaaatttattagaaataatcTCTCTATTTTCGTGAGATATGAGTAATGTCTGCATATGCTATATTCTCTCCAGACCTCTGAATATTTAGTCTGTAATCGATGTTTGAttattgtaattagaaaaaagaagGGGTCACATTCCAATGTTCGTTCCAACATGTTGATTACCTGTCTCCTCTATTCTCTAGGCCATAATTGCTTTTGATCTTGATTTGAATTCTATATTAGTGcttcatttattaaaaatgcATTAATCACAATGTTTTCCTTTCACTGGCAAAAgggtgaaaaaaatataaagaagaaaataatgaaacttCAGGTGtgtatcggtcggttcggttcggttttatgtattatcgattttcggtttttaaatatgctaaatcgataatcaaatcaataagatatttgttatcaattttcggtttaaccaataagaaaatgatttcaaacaaatatatgacttcaAGTCCAACAATTTAATGCGAAATAAAAACGAGAGAAATCTAATTATTCATTGAGTGCAAAATTTTTGCTTAGTGTAGTAAAAGTATAGCAAATACTCATAATTCACAACCCTAGTCGTTGCCTAACCTTTGTCGTCGTCTTTCTTAGTTCTTTAGGTTTTTGATGTTGTGAACCTAAAGAATAAAGTAATACTAAAACCTAAAGGATAAATGCAAAGAGTAGAGTTAATTAAGTAATATTAATTGTGTAAGGTCCTTGTAATTATAGTCTAATATAgtgattatattaatattttttgtttgatatttatgtatgacttaaaaattaaaatagtaaagtattatatttttaat
This genomic window contains:
- the LOC125854893 gene encoding transcription factor TGA7-like isoform X1 — protein: MNRNSDLQAMNMTSPTTQFAPTRRMGIYEPFHQMSVWEDAFRGDIMPSADACMVSQPNDRLDDKSGYTSGEQHMPSGSGDNQAPRSSSDKAQRRLAQNREAARKSRMRKKAYVQQLETSRLKLAQLELELERARQQGLYMLGSNSNMGLLGTINPGIAAFEIEYSQWVEEQQKKNAELRSILQSPVSDMELQLLVENVLSHYFNLFRMKADAAKADVFYLMSGMWRTSVERFFLWLGGFKPSELINVVMPQIEPLADQQIIKVCNLRHCCQQAEDALTQGMDKLQQTLAQSILNMNTGSGNYTSQMVSSMENLEALESFVNQADHLRQQTLQQMSIILTTHQAARGLLAFGEYVQRLRALSSLWAARPREPT
- the LOC125854893 gene encoding transcription factor TGA1-like isoform X2 — its product is MNMTSPTTQFAPTRRMGIYEPFHQMSVWEDAFRGDIMPSADACMVSQPNDRLDDKSGYTSGEQHMPSGSGDNQAPRSSSDKAQRRLAQNREAARKSRMRKKAYVQQLETSRLKLAQLELELERARQQGLYMLGSNSNMGLLGTINPGIAAFEIEYSQWVEEQQKKNAELRSILQSPVSDMELQLLVENVLSHYFNLFRMKADAAKADVFYLMSGMWRTSVERFFLWLGGFKPSELINVVMPQIEPLADQQIIKVCNLRHCCQQAEDALTQGMDKLQQTLAQSILNMNTGSGNYTSQMVSSMENLEALESFVNQADHLRQQTLQQMSIILTTHQAARGLLAFGEYVQRLRALSSLWAARPREPT